One window of Dehalobacterium formicoaceticum genomic DNA carries:
- a CDS encoding YHYH domain-containing protein, whose translation MPRKIPLVILLFAILSLSSIGLAHPGRLDSNGGHYVRKSGDF comes from the coding sequence ATGCCAAGGAAAATTCCTCTGGTTATTTTGTTATTTGCTATATTATCGTTATCATCTATTGGATTAGCTCACCCGGGGCGTTTGGATAGCAACGGTGGTCATTATGTGAGGAAAAGTGGAGACTTTTAA